The following coding sequences lie in one Brachionichthys hirsutus isolate HB-005 chromosome 15, CSIRO-AGI_Bhir_v1, whole genome shotgun sequence genomic window:
- the sntg1 gene encoding gamma-1-syntrophin: MDFKTSNEEIKTGIYLMQEGNEEPFNIRLHLAKDILTIQEQDVICVSGEPFYSSERTITIRRQTIGGFGLSIKGGAEHKIPVVISKISKEQKAELSGLLFIGDGILQINGINVRSYRHEEVVQVLRNAGEEVTLAVSFLKKTPAFLKLPLCEDCTCIPSDQSSGTSSPLCDSGLHLNYHPNNTDTLSCSSWPTSPGLRWEKRWVDLRLIPLLHSRLTQYIPGSDACRKNAFQVIAVDGVCSGIIQFPAAEDCLDWLQAIASNISCLTKHNVKKINRNFPVNQQIIYMGWVDEKEQDSVQDRMYSPKFLALRGSSLFKFSAPPVTTWDWTRAEKSFTVYEIMCKILKDNDLLDKRKHCFSFQTETGEDMFFSVELDCELLIWEKAFQMATFLEVERIQCKTYACIMEGHLMGLTVDFSMGFVCFDAASKAVLWRYKFSQLKGSSDDGKSKIKFLFQNQDSKSIEAKELEFSNLFAVLHCIHAFFAAKVACLDPMFVGSQGNATTTGFPSLSALSCNSQTPKLKYTT, encoded by the exons ATGGATTTCAAGACATCAAATGAAGAG ATAAAGACTGGGATTTATTTGATGCAAGAAGGTAATGAGGAGCCATTCAATATTCGACTGCACTTGGCCAAAGATATTCTGACCATTCAAGAACAAGATGTCATCTGTGTGTCAGGAGAGCCTTTTTATTCCAGT GAAAGGACTATAACGATCAGGAGGCAGACAATCGGAGGTTTTGGCCTGAGCATCAAG GGTGGAGCAGAGCATAAAATTCCTGTTGTGATATCCAAAATatcaaaagaacaaaaag ctGAACTCTCTGGCCTTCTTTTCATTGGAGACGGCATCCTTCAG ATAAATGGAATAAACGTGAGAAGCTATCGCCACGAGGAAGTG GTCCAGGTTTTAAGAAACGCTGGTGAAGAAGTCACTCTGGCTGTGTCTTTCCTCAAGAAGACGCCAGCCTTTCTGAAACTGCCGCTGTGTGAGGACTGCACAT GTATACCCAGCGACCAGAGCAGTGGGACGTCCTCTCCTCTGTGTGATAGCGGGCTGCACTTGAACTACCATCCTAACAACACG GATACGCTGTCCTGCTCATCCTGGCCCACGTCGCCGGGTCTTCGCTGGGAGAAGCGATGGGTGGACCTGCGTCTCATACCGCTGCTCCACTCACGGCTGACGCAGTACATCCCAGGGTCTGACGCCTGCAG GAAGAATGCTTTCCAGGTCATAGCCGTGGATGGAGTTTGCAGTGGAATTATACAGTTTCCTGCCGCTGAAGACTGCTTGGACTGGCTTCAGGCAATAGCCAGCAACATTTCTTGTCTCACCAAGCACAAT GTGAAGAAGATTAACCGGAATTTTCCAGTTAACCAGCAG ATTATCTACATGGGCTGGGTCGACGAGAAGGAGCAGGACTCTGTCCAGGACCGAATGTATTCACCAAAGTTCCTCGCATTGAGGGGTTCATCACTCTTTAAGTTTTCAGCACCTCCT GTAACCACATGGGATTGGACCAGAGCAGAGAAAAGCTTTACGGTGTATGAAATAATGTGCAAGATTTTAAAA GATAATGACCTTCTGGACAAGCGGAAGCACTGCTTCAGCTTCCAGACAGAGACTGGGGAGGACATGTTCTTCAGTGTGGAACTGGACTGCGAACTGCTGATTTGGGAAAAGGCTTTTCAGATGGCCACTTTCCTGGAGGTGGAGCGGATACAG TGTAAAACGTACGCCTGCATCATGGAGGGCCACCTCATGGGGTTGACAGTTGACTTCAGCATGGGCTTTGTCTGCTTTGATGCAGCTTCAAAG gcagTGCTGTGGAGATACAAGTTCTCCCAACTGAAAGGATCGTCTGATGATGGAAAAAGCAAAATCAAGTTTCTGTTCCAAAATCAAGATTCCAAATCTATTGAAGCAAAG GAGCTGGAGTTTTCCAACCTGTTTGCCGTGCTTCATTGTATTCACGCTTTTTTCGCTGCCAAAGTTGCTTGCCTGGACCCGATGTTTGTGGGGAGCCAAGGCAACGCGACGACCACCGGGTTTCCATCACTCTCTGCGCTTTCATGTAATTCACAGACACCCAAACTTAAATACACCACTTGA